A segment of the Halovivax limisalsi genome:
TATTCGGTAAGTCGATCGCGAGCCGCCGATCGCGGTGTTCGAACTCGGTCGCACCCCGCGGATCTGGCACGCACACTCTCGAGTGCCGTGATCCGACGCCCATCGCCGAACGGGACTCACCGGCATTCCAGTCATAGCGGATACACTAAAGGGGGCGTAAACGGTGCAGTGATATACGAAATTCGGGCAATGGGCGCGACTGTAGAACCAACATGAGGGTCAGCAATCGGCCAAATTCCCCGGAAAAGACGCTACTATCGCAGTTCTCGAGCAATCGTTGTGATTCGCCGCGAAGAAGTGGAACGAACACCTGACGAGCCATCTGCTCGCAGTCGTTTAGATGGTTCGTGGGCCGCGCTGTAGGGTCGACCACCGACGGGGACGCTTCGAAATCGGATCCGGTCCGGCACCGATTTCCCGACGCGCCGCACGGGAGCGGTGGCCGTCGTCTGTGCCGGCCGTGTTTCGTCTGCGAGTGGTCCGACGTGAGCGTGATGGAGCAACGTAGCGAGATCGGACCGGGCGGCGCCACCGGAGCGATCGATCCGTAAAACCGCCGGGTTGAAGCGCGTGGTCGTAGACGGTCGCCACATATCAGGTGTCACTATGTGCGACCCAGGTCAGCCACCACCGCCCGCTCGCCTGCCCGAGCTCCTCGTCGACGGAGATGATGGGGCCGTGATAGCCTGTCTCGAACGGCTCGGAAGCGCCGACGCCGATCGGCGCAAGCGGACGCTACGTGCAGTTCGAAACGTGGCCGAGGACCGTCCGGCCGTCTTCGAGGGGCGAGTCGGCGCGCTCGAAGCGTTCCTTTCCGACGACGATCGAGCCGTCAGACTGACGACCGCGAAGGTATTCGTCACGCTGGCCCGGTCGCAGCCGGAGCACGTCCGGCCCGTCGTCGACGCCCTCGCGGACCGGTTGGCCGACGACGAAGCGTTCTACTACGTCAGGGCGCGGTGTGCCGAAGCGCTGGGGTACGTCGCGGCCGAGGCGCCCGAGGCGGTCGCCGACCCGGAAACGCTCGCGGAGCTTCGCGTCGGGCTCGCGTTCGACGAACCCGAGGTCAGAGAAAAACTGGCGAAGGCGCTTTCCCACGTCGCGCTCGGTGATCCGAGTCGACTCCGCCATCACGTCGGCTCGCTGGCCGAACACCTGGACGACGAGAACCCGTACGTTCGGTATCACCTCTGTACGGCGCTGGTCGTCGTCGGGTGCGAACAGCCGGCGGAACTGGCCGACGCAGCGGCGGCGCTCCGCGAGCGGCTGGACGACGAGAATCCGTACGTTCGGGGACGAGCCGCGGAGGCCCTCGGCCTGCTCGCCGAGTCGACGGACGCGGTGGAGACGAACTCGGGTCCGGACGATGTCACCGCCGAGGACCCGCCGGCGTTCCTCACCGACCGCGTGCGGTTCTACCGGCGACGGGTGGGCGCAGGCCAGTCCGGGTCGGCTCCGTCGGACGTCGGGACGGTAGCGTCGGTTCGAGCAGGAACGGACGACGTCGTCGCGGAACTGACCGCACCCGACGGGGAGGAGTGTCCGAACTGCGGGCTGAACGTACAGCACGGGGGCCCACCGATGTGCCCGCGCTGTGGCGTGCCTCGCTGACGGTTTCGGGCCGCCTAAAAGTAGGAAGTGTTTTATCCGTTTAGGCGAGCCTAAACCGTATGGCGAACGAAGCCAACGAGCGGGCGACACCGACGCGAAGAGAGACGATCAAATACGGCGGGGTCGTTGCCGTCGGGGGGCTAGGCGCCGGCTGTCTCGGCGGCGGAGCAGACGCCGACGATCCCGCAGCGGACGCCGACGACCCCGCGGCGGGCGAGGAGGCGGCCGGGGCGGATGAAGAGACGACCGGGACGGATGCGGAAACCGGAGACGACTCGACCGATCGGGCAGGATCCGGGTACTCGGTCTCGATGGAGCCGATGGGGACCGTCGCGTTCGAGGAGCCGCCGGACACCTGGCTCGCGTTTCTCAGCACGTACGGCGACATGGGGATCGCCCTGGGCAAGGCCGACGGGCTCAGAGGACTCTGGGATCCCGAGACGATGCCGACGGCGTTCTACGACGCCCTGCCGGGCGTTGACGTCTCGTTCGACGACGTCACGCCGATCGCGAACGGCGGCGAGTTCGACAAGGAGATCTTCTACGAACTCGACTGCGACGTCCACCTGCTCGATCCCAACTGGCTCGGCGTCCTGGCCGACGACTGGAGCGGGGACGACGCCGCGGAGATCGCCGCCGGAGTCGGACCGTTCCTCGGCAACTACATTCGACGACGCGGCGACGACTGGCACGACTACCGCTACTACACGCTGTACGAGGCCTTCGAGATCGTCGCGGCGGCGTTCGACGAGACCGAGCGCTACGAGGCGTTCGCCGCGATCCACGACGAGATGCTGGCGACGATCGAGGAGACGCTGCCGCCGACCGCGGACCGGCCGACGGTCGGACTGCTGTCGGTCAACTCCGACTTCGAGGCGGGCTCGTTCTTCGCCTATCCCGTCCAGGCGGGGAACAACCACAAACAGTACCGCGACCTCGGGATGCGCGGCGCCTTCGACGACCACATCGAGGGGAGCTACGCGGAGTGGGACTACGAGCAATTACTCGAAGTCGACCCCGACGCGATCGTGTTCCAGTACGGCTTCACCCACGTCTCGGCCGAGGCGTTCGAGGCCCGCCTCGATGCCATGCGCGACGATCCGATCGGCAGTCAGTTGCAGGCGGTCCAGACCGATCGGCTCTACCGTGGCGGGGGCTCCTACCAGGGACCGATCGTCAATCTCTTCCAGACGGAGGCGGCGGCGCGACAGTTCTATCCCGACGCGTTCGGCGAGTGGAACGGGATCGAGACGCTTCGCGAGGACGACCTCACGGTCTTCGATCGAACGCGAGTTGCGGACAGCATCAACGGAGACGGCTGAAATGAGCGAACAAAACCACGCTGGACGGCACGCGGCACCCACGCGCAGG
Coding sequences within it:
- a CDS encoding HEAT repeat domain-containing protein; the encoded protein is MCDPGQPPPPARLPELLVDGDDGAVIACLERLGSADADRRKRTLRAVRNVAEDRPAVFEGRVGALEAFLSDDDRAVRLTTAKVFVTLARSQPEHVRPVVDALADRLADDEAFYYVRARCAEALGYVAAEAPEAVADPETLAELRVGLAFDEPEVREKLAKALSHVALGDPSRLRHHVGSLAEHLDDENPYVRYHLCTALVVVGCEQPAELADAAAALRERLDDENPYVRGRAAEALGLLAESTDAVETNSGPDDVTAEDPPAFLTDRVRFYRRRVGAGQSGSAPSDVGTVASVRAGTDDVVAELTAPDGEECPNCGLNVQHGGPPMCPRCGVPR
- a CDS encoding ABC transporter substrate-binding protein; this encodes MANEANERATPTRRETIKYGGVVAVGGLGAGCLGGGADADDPAADADDPAAGEEAAGADEETTGTDAETGDDSTDRAGSGYSVSMEPMGTVAFEEPPDTWLAFLSTYGDMGIALGKADGLRGLWDPETMPTAFYDALPGVDVSFDDVTPIANGGEFDKEIFYELDCDVHLLDPNWLGVLADDWSGDDAAEIAAGVGPFLGNYIRRRGDDWHDYRYYTLYEAFEIVAAAFDETERYEAFAAIHDEMLATIEETLPPTADRPTVGLLSVNSDFEAGSFFAYPVQAGNNHKQYRDLGMRGAFDDHIEGSYAEWDYEQLLEVDPDAIVFQYGFTHVSAEAFEARLDAMRDDPIGSQLQAVQTDRLYRGGGSYQGPIVNLFQTEAAARQFYPDAFGEWNGIETLREDDLTVFDRTRVADSINGDG